aaaaaaaaaaggtaatcaTGTCAACTACAGAAACTGAAACATCGTATATGCCTTGAGAACTTTAAAGTGTATGGAAAAGAGAAAACACAGTACTTATACCTGCACACGACCAGTTTTAAGAAGGATAAAACCCAGCGTATTCCATACAGCTGCCTGTCTGATATCTGATTGTATTGATTCTTTCAGTTTAGAAAGAATTTCCTCAAGTTCATGAGGTTCAAGTTCTTTGTCTGAATTATTTTCTGATGAACTTTCTATTATCAGGCACTATAAGGATTATAAGAACATGTCAATGAACAGAAAGAAAGACAAAAATCAATTATCTATCATATTAAGATTATTGCACCTGTGCATGGTGAATCTGAACTAAAGAAAGGAACTCTGGCCTATCAATCTCAGCCTCAGGCCTGAGTAATATCTCTTCTGCCTTCTCATAAGCCAATATAGcctgaaaaaataaattaatgaccTAATGAGAAACCTATATGCAGGAAAGTAACCATAACAGTTCAATTTGGAAACACTACCTTTTGAGGTTGGTTTAATCTTTGGTACATCAAGCCAAGTATAAAATGAGCATGGGCATTTTTGGGCATCTTCCTTGCAACATGAACCAAGCCCTACAATTTTAGCTAGTTATGTCAGTAACAAATCAAAAACCACAACAACAATGGCCATAACCATAAAACTAAATTACTACTAAGTCAAGATTACGTGTTGGCTTTCTGACCACCCACTTTTCCACAAAAACAATTGATTTGGTGACAGAAATATGGTGAGAGGAAGAATGCAAACTAAAATTCAATTGTGTAATATGTTGAGTGAAAAGCTTCATGTATCATACATGTTCCAATCAAAGATATATAACCCCCATTGTAAGCTAAAATGTGAAAcaataaatgactaaataagAGCCAGTAGTTAATcataaataatctaaaatgaattgatatttgaATCACATTGCTATTCTGCAAATAGAAGATGAAGGGCAGAGGGAGATGATGTATAATATTGGTTCATCACTGGCTCACTTTGTCTTAAGAAATACAGCGTTTAAAATTCAGTGCATAACAGTTGCATCATCTATTCATGTTCACAActtgagaaagaaaaatattagaagTTATTTTGTTAATGGTAAGTAGAAAAAGGCAAAATTCCCCATCTTCAACAGGTATCCATCACATCTCATATTGGATGGCTGGAAATACTTcttcaaataaagaaaaaaatctcCATTTGCATGCCTATACTAGTGTTATCAATGACTGATGGCAGATAATAGTGGCAAACAAAAATATCCGCCATATAACAATGGCATTAAGGGCTATGATGAATACTTGGTGGATATAATAGGTGTTTCGACCAATGACAGCTGGCACAGAAC
The Cicer arietinum cultivar CDC Frontier isolate Library 1 unplaced genomic scaffold, Cicar.CDCFrontier_v2.0 Ca_scaffold_5626_v2.0, whole genome shotgun sequence genome window above contains:
- the LOC101514028 gene encoding uncharacterized protein, with translation MAEKLGGSTKLVVLADLNVDPPETDDDDSSLLPPPPTEVSRSIIDENSQDKSLLSKDTDSIEGEGKKLNKLGKCRSKPSKTDSSIDCGADADGDQHVQGTPSSREEKVSSMKTGLVHVARKMPKNAHAHFILGLMYQRLNQPQKAILAYEKAEEILLRPEAEIDRPEFLSLVQIHHAQCLIIESSSENNSDKELEPHELEEILSKLKESIQSDIRQAAVWNTLGFILLKTGRVQV